The following proteins come from a genomic window of Vallitaleaceae bacterium 9-2:
- a CDS encoding sulfatase — translation MNIVMIHTHDTGQYNSAYGIDAPTEALKQFSQEAFVGQNVFCVSPTCSPSRGAMMTGQYPHNNGLVGLAHRGFSLDRPTEHLAWFLQRNGYMTVLAGIQHEEQFWFPKEVAYKSAQHLGYELNITSYDGEINDGNAYMDWDEQNAKNIEAFIRNYSHEQPFFLSYGLFSTHRQYPDINQCKSAANQNVHIPHTLHSNETNRRDTQKLHESLYRFDENFSRVIRALKEKGIYEETIILYTTDHGLANPFAKGNLNDAGTKVSFVLRSPQHKKTHGIISDALISQIDWFPTLCDILQLEPPDYLEGKSFYELLSSPKKTHRKEVFCEQNFHTSYEPVRSIRTQRYRLIKFLDTNWKKYNLSNCDESDAKSLLIESGWQDHNKEQMQLYDLYFDPYEKNNLYGKKRYEKIAKELEQQLHEWQIISKDKMWDKQEYVGKYKVNKKQCIYPSIRSIEDIER, via the coding sequence ATGAATATTGTAATGATTCATACCCATGATACAGGACAATATAATAGTGCTTATGGAATTGATGCTCCGACAGAAGCATTAAAACAATTTTCGCAAGAGGCATTTGTTGGTCAGAATGTCTTTTGCGTGTCACCAACATGCTCCCCAAGCAGGGGAGCCATGATGACAGGACAATATCCGCATAATAATGGTTTGGTTGGTTTAGCGCATCGAGGCTTTTCTCTAGACAGACCAACCGAGCATTTGGCTTGGTTTTTGCAAAGAAATGGATATATGACAGTGTTGGCAGGGATTCAACATGAAGAACAATTTTGGTTTCCTAAAGAAGTAGCGTATAAGAGTGCTCAACACCTAGGATATGAATTAAATATCACTTCATATGATGGCGAAATAAATGATGGGAATGCTTATATGGATTGGGATGAGCAAAATGCAAAAAACATAGAAGCGTTTATTCGTAACTATTCTCATGAGCAACCATTTTTTTTGTCCTATGGACTGTTCTCAACACATAGACAGTATCCTGATATTAACCAATGTAAAAGCGCAGCAAATCAAAACGTTCATATACCTCATACTCTACATTCAAACGAAACCAACAGAAGAGACACACAAAAGTTGCATGAATCCTTATATCGTTTTGATGAAAACTTTTCACGTGTAATTCGAGCCTTAAAGGAAAAAGGAATATATGAAGAAACGATTATTCTATATACAACTGACCATGGACTTGCTAATCCATTTGCTAAAGGGAATCTCAATGATGCTGGAACCAAGGTGTCATTTGTGCTAAGAAGCCCGCAGCATAAAAAAACGCATGGCATAATCAGCGATGCACTGATTTCCCAAATCGATTGGTTTCCAACCCTATGTGATATACTTCAGTTGGAGCCACCAGATTATTTAGAAGGAAAAAGTTTTTATGAATTATTATCCAGTCCTAAAAAGACGCACCGTAAAGAAGTGTTTTGCGAACAAAACTTTCATACTTCTTATGAACCGGTACGAAGTATTCGAACCCAAAGGTATCGCTTAATAAAATTTTTGGATACAAACTGGAAAAAATATAATCTCTCCAATTGCGACGAATCAGATGCAAAGTCGTTATTAATTGAATCTGGATGGCAAGACCATAATAAGGAGCAAATGCAGTTATATGATTTATATTTTGATCCGTATGAAAAAAATAATCTATACGGAAAAAAAAGGTATGAAAAAATTGCAAAAGAATTGGAACAACAACTTCATGAATGGCAGATTATATCAAAAGATAAGATGTGGGATAAGCAAGAGTATGTCGGAAAGTATAAGGTTAATAAAAAACAGTGTATTTATCCATCAATTAGAAGTATAGAAG
- a CDS encoding 6-phospho-alpha-glucosidase, producing the protein MDNIITICGGGSTYTLPMIKTLCDYHNEFPIAEVRLFDIETKKMEYIYEAAKVMFYELMPDVKLKMTTDKEEAFASVDFVFMQIRSGGFEMREHDEKVPLSYGCVGQETCGAGGFAYGLRSIRDIIDLVQAIRKLSPNAWILNYSNPAAIVAEATQRFFPNDQRLINICDMPIAIMDGFAERLGLKRNQLKARYFGLNHFGWFTNIYDMNGNDRLDEIRAGLREARVMPEELSQDSGWQETFEMLHQMVSDFDAFIPNTYLQYYLYPKSVVKKENPKYTRANYVMDHRLKGVERLCQQIIKNKTVQGSSLEKGVHGTYIVELAKALTGSEEKEFLLIVKNQGIISNFSKEAMIEVPCIVSSRGIEPLFVGEIPTFQKALMEVQYGYEKLTVDAFINEDDQAAFQALTLNRTIGDATTARQILDALKIKNQGYWPNLK; encoded by the coding sequence ATGGATAATATAATTACAATCTGTGGAGGAGGAAGCACGTATACACTACCTATGATAAAAACATTATGTGATTATCATAATGAATTTCCAATTGCAGAAGTAAGACTTTTTGATATTGAAACCAAAAAGATGGAATATATATATGAGGCGGCAAAAGTCATGTTTTATGAGTTGATGCCAGACGTAAAGCTAAAAATGACAACAGATAAAGAAGAAGCATTTGCGTCAGTAGACTTCGTATTTATGCAAATTCGTTCAGGTGGCTTTGAGATGAGAGAACACGATGAAAAGGTACCACTAAGTTATGGATGTGTTGGACAAGAAACCTGTGGAGCAGGTGGTTTTGCCTATGGGTTGCGATCAATAAGGGACATCATTGATTTGGTACAAGCTATTCGAAAGTTATCGCCTAATGCCTGGATCTTAAATTACTCAAATCCGGCAGCTATTGTTGCAGAAGCTACACAACGCTTTTTCCCGAACGATCAGCGATTGATTAATATATGTGATATGCCTATTGCAATTATGGATGGATTTGCAGAACGGTTGGGACTAAAAAGAAATCAATTAAAAGCACGATATTTTGGTTTGAATCATTTTGGATGGTTCACTAATATTTATGATATGAATGGTAATGATCGACTAGATGAAATTAGAGCCGGACTTAGAGAGGCGAGGGTTATGCCAGAAGAATTATCACAAGATAGTGGATGGCAAGAGACGTTTGAAATGCTGCATCAGATGGTATCGGATTTTGATGCGTTTATACCCAACACATATTTACAATATTATTTATATCCAAAAAGTGTTGTGAAAAAAGAGAATCCAAAATATACTCGAGCAAATTATGTTATGGATCATCGACTAAAAGGTGTGGAAAGATTATGTCAACAAATTATTAAGAATAAGACGGTGCAAGGAAGTAGTTTAGAAAAAGGCGTACATGGAACCTATATTGTAGAACTAGCCAAAGCGTTGACAGGAAGTGAAGAAAAAGAATTTTTACTCATCGTTAAAAATCAAGGCATCATCTCAAATTTTTCAAAGGAAGCAATGATTGAAGTTCCATGTATTGTAAGTTCTAGAGGAATAGAGCCGTTATTTGTAGGGGAGATTCCAACATTTCAAAAAGCACTCATGGAAGTTCAGTACGGATACGAAAAATTAACAGTGGATGCATTTATCAATGAAGATGATCAAGCTGCTTTTCAAGCGTTAACATTAAATCGTACAATCGGGGATGCGACGACTGCACGTCAAATTCTAGATGCGTTAAAGATAAAGAACCAGGGCTATTGGCCGAACTTAAAGTAA
- a CDS encoding DUF3604 domain-containing protein — translation MKTYWSDFHTNIHSKDLKDLMQWEMFAREMLDFWAPVYYPYFINEKNGFKFEDTLSQTQMNQDMETINQYIQHKESDFIVYPAYEWQGNGSDGDHNIFFEEKSGDIFMPLSYLQLKEAFKNQRVIGIPHHTGYKSGHRGKNWETHDAVFSPIMEIYSSHGSSEASNASIPLNVHIHMGPRGEEGTFRHALKNGIKTGVIASGDNHTNPAISGNGFFAVYAQEYTRECIFENIKKRHTYGVSRSKIDVDFRINGHLMGEEIQSEATNLLEVNVVGTSEIDRIEIYRNGYKEKTFTWEEVQPKSLEGQIQFKFELECGWGPDTRVFSEIFEREWTYSIKTKGEIIDVEKCFTSPGSTVNQQSKSEITGGFHTVKRSDGNNKLGQKNYLTPYIQNQSLIIEVKDHIENNVEITINDKHYSVPIKTLLQQAVLEAELDTAQVLLSQRFGFDDYYREDAWWHNAYKILMHKAYSEKSYKRNIQYPINKIYRSEDNFYVKIIQTNGDTAWTSPIWIKK, via the coding sequence ATGAAGACATATTGGTCAGATTTTCACACAAATATTCACAGTAAAGATTTAAAGGATTTAATGCAATGGGAAATGTTTGCAAGAGAAATGCTTGATTTTTGGGCGCCGGTATACTATCCATATTTTATTAATGAAAAAAATGGATTTAAATTTGAAGATACGCTCTCGCAGACACAGATGAATCAAGATATGGAAACAATCAATCAATACATTCAACATAAAGAAAGTGACTTTATTGTTTATCCGGCTTATGAATGGCAAGGGAATGGTTCGGATGGTGATCATAATATCTTTTTTGAAGAAAAAAGTGGCGATATCTTTATGCCTTTGTCATATCTCCAGTTAAAGGAAGCGTTCAAAAATCAACGGGTCATTGGTATTCCGCATCATACGGGATATAAAAGTGGGCATCGAGGGAAAAATTGGGAAACCCATGATGCGGTTTTTTCTCCAATTATGGAAATCTATTCATCCCACGGAAGTTCAGAGGCAAGCAATGCATCAATCCCCTTAAATGTTCATATACATATGGGGCCACGAGGAGAGGAGGGAACGTTTCGCCATGCTTTGAAAAATGGAATAAAAACAGGCGTTATAGCGAGTGGAGATAATCATACAAACCCAGCGATTAGTGGCAACGGATTTTTTGCAGTCTATGCACAAGAGTATACTCGAGAGTGTATATTTGAGAACATAAAAAAAAGACATACCTATGGGGTTAGCCGCAGTAAAATAGATGTCGACTTTAGAATTAATGGACACCTAATGGGAGAAGAAATCCAAAGCGAAGCGACCAACCTATTAGAAGTTAATGTTGTGGGAACGAGTGAAATAGATCGTATAGAAATATATCGTAATGGATATAAAGAAAAAACATTTACATGGGAAGAAGTGCAGCCCAAGTCTCTTGAAGGACAAATACAGTTCAAGTTTGAACTTGAATGTGGTTGGGGACCGGATACAAGAGTGTTTTCGGAGATTTTTGAAAGAGAATGGACATATTCAATAAAGACAAAAGGTGAAATTATAGATGTTGAAAAGTGTTTTACATCTCCGGGTTCAACAGTTAATCAACAATCTAAAAGTGAAATCACTGGTGGATTTCATACCGTCAAACGAAGCGATGGCAATAATAAGTTAGGGCAAAAAAATTACCTGACACCATATATTCAAAACCAATCGTTGATTATAGAAGTAAAGGACCATATAGAAAATAATGTGGAGATAACCATTAATGATAAGCACTATAGTGTACCGATAAAAACCTTGTTGCAACAAGCTGTATTGGAAGCAGAACTAGATACGGCGCAAGTGCTCTTATCACAGCGTTTTGGATTTGATGATTATTATAGAGAAGATGCTTGGTGGCATAATGCATACAAAATATTAATGCATAAAGCATATAGCGAAAAGAGTTATAAGAGAAATATTCAATATCCGATCAATAAAATTTATCGTAGTGAAGATAATTTTTATGTGAAAATAATTCAAACAAATGGTGATACAGCTTGGACATCACCTATTTGGATTAAAAAATAA
- a CDS encoding MurR/RpiR family transcriptional regulator, which produces MDTIYMKLTQMTKADNLSYTTLAKHILESDNPKKLKLKTLQLNCHVSNATILRFCKALGTSGFSELKYLLAQEREQKKECLITKHSELFEMSTEHFDNIEASFIATRRLLSPDLLETIVEVLHQSKVINIYALGGTFLVAQDFELKLDRIGKFCKSYNDKNLQFFASKNLTENDLAIGITYSAKSKSVIDSLIVAKEQGAKTLLITSEKNTEFEHSIDFIVYINSTDHINRLVTTTSRLTMLYIIDLIYYRYIKKNQTYIEKKLAHNSYL; this is translated from the coding sequence ATGGACACGATATATATGAAACTTACCCAAATGACCAAGGCTGACAACCTATCCTATACAACGCTTGCAAAACATATACTTGAATCCGATAATCCCAAAAAGTTAAAACTCAAAACACTTCAGTTAAACTGTCACGTATCTAACGCTACTATTTTACGATTTTGTAAAGCACTTGGTACCTCTGGATTTTCCGAGTTAAAATATCTGCTAGCTCAGGAACGGGAACAAAAAAAAGAGTGTTTAATCACTAAACACTCTGAACTATTTGAAATGTCAACAGAACACTTTGACAATATAGAGGCTTCTTTTATTGCTACAAGACGCCTTCTATCTCCTGATTTACTTGAAACGATTGTTGAAGTATTACATCAATCAAAGGTGATTAATATATACGCCCTCGGTGGTACATTTCTCGTTGCTCAAGATTTTGAGTTAAAACTTGATCGCATTGGAAAGTTTTGCAAATCTTATAATGATAAGAATTTACAGTTTTTTGCTTCTAAAAACTTAACTGAAAATGATTTAGCTATCGGAATTACTTATTCTGCCAAATCAAAAAGTGTTATTGACAGCTTAATTGTCGCAAAGGAACAAGGTGCCAAAACCCTCTTAATAACTTCAGAAAAAAACACGGAATTTGAACATTCGATTGATTTTATTGTCTATATTAATTCTACAGATCATATTAACCGCTTAGTTACAACAACCTCTCGTTTAACAATGCTTTACATAATTGATCTCATCTATTATCGGTACATTAAAAAAAATCAAACCTACATCGAAAAAAAATTAGCTCATAACAGCTATTTATAA
- a CDS encoding PTS transporter subunit EIIC — protein MANYADVAGKIIEAVGGKDNIRSIQHCMTRLRLDLKERERVDEEMLKQIEFVKGINDSNGQLQIILGTGIVNKVYKAIGQFFDVEGQEQIEKKGGNLFQRLSRIFGDIFIPIIPVIIASGLLMGVRTYFTSAGILATDGAWYKIFAILIDTGFAVLPALVAWSSAKKFGGNPAMGFVLGMMLISSNLPSGGAVGRGLAEPLNVQLFGIDFFLKGYQGSILIAVVGGWILAFVEDKVRKIVPNVVDMIFTPILTFTITLFVILFGIGPMVQYAEELIIMFYEFVLTIPYGIGGFITGALQQPLVITGMHHGLWILDINFLEETGMNMYQPIRNASVLGQAGAALAFAVFAREKMIKSNALTASVGAMFGITEPAIFGVTLVYGIPFLFGMLGSGLGGMFGAITHLAAPGMGTAGIPGLLYYIGNSSDLTIYIIQSLITLSVPFVLTTIYLRRKKV, from the coding sequence ATGGCCAATTATGCAGATGTAGCGGGAAAAATTATTGAAGCTGTAGGGGGCAAAGACAATATTCGTTCCATACAACATTGTATGACGCGCTTACGTTTAGACTTAAAAGAACGTGAACGTGTTGATGAAGAAATGCTTAAGCAGATTGAATTTGTCAAAGGAATTAATGATAGCAATGGGCAATTGCAAATCATACTTGGAACGGGAATTGTCAATAAAGTGTATAAAGCTATAGGACAGTTTTTTGATGTTGAAGGGCAAGAGCAAATTGAAAAAAAAGGTGGTAATCTTTTTCAAAGATTAAGTCGAATTTTTGGAGATATCTTTATACCGATTATTCCAGTTATCATTGCAAGTGGTTTGTTGATGGGTGTTCGAACATACTTTACCAGTGCGGGAATACTGGCGACGGATGGCGCATGGTATAAAATTTTTGCGATACTAATTGACACTGGATTTGCAGTCCTTCCAGCGCTTGTCGCATGGTCATCTGCTAAAAAATTCGGTGGAAACCCAGCGATGGGATTTGTCCTTGGGATGATGTTGATTTCTAGTAACCTACCTAGTGGTGGTGCCGTAGGACGGGGGTTGGCGGAACCACTCAATGTTCAACTTTTTGGGATTGATTTTTTTCTAAAAGGTTATCAAGGATCCATACTTATTGCTGTAGTGGGAGGATGGATACTAGCTTTTGTGGAAGATAAAGTGCGTAAAATTGTTCCCAATGTAGTCGATATGATTTTTACACCAATACTTACATTTACCATAACACTGTTTGTCATCTTGTTTGGAATTGGTCCAATGGTACAATATGCTGAAGAACTTATAATCATGTTTTACGAATTTGTATTAACTATCCCTTATGGAATCGGAGGATTCATAACAGGCGCATTACAACAACCGTTAGTTATTACAGGGATGCATCATGGGTTATGGATACTTGACATTAACTTCTTAGAAGAGACAGGAATGAATATGTATCAACCTATTCGTAATGCATCAGTTCTAGGACAAGCGGGTGCGGCATTGGCTTTTGCGGTTTTTGCACGTGAAAAAATGATTAAATCTAATGCATTGACAGCTTCAGTGGGCGCGATGTTTGGGATAACAGAACCAGCAATTTTTGGGGTGACCCTTGTCTATGGAATTCCGTTTTTATTTGGAATGCTAGGAAGTGGACTTGGCGGTATGTTTGGTGCAATCACACACTTGGCAGCACCTGGTATGGGAACCGCTGGAATACCCGGATTGTTATATTACATTGGCAATAGTAGTGATTTGACCATTTATATTATACAAAGCTTAATCACCTTAAGTGTACCTTTTGTACTGACAACCATCTACCTTAGAAGGAAGAAAGTATAA
- a CDS encoding class D sortase — protein sequence MKLKIFSTFLILGGLAVLMYPRYEDWQQMRQQKELLLLWQEQLSVIDQSPTEDGLEQEELEELGSTQETLDQQSEQALREEINALNQEEKREAQRQLEKQQEEEAQRQQKRQEYIKNNMMGALEIDSIDLYLPILRGATEKNLNISLASLESDIENQDVQEHYIIAGHRSHTFGKNFNRLDELKKDDLISLQVKDGSYTYQVEEKLYVEPQDMYVLDTFYESDGEITLITCEPMINPTHRLIIKGKRIE from the coding sequence ATGAAATTAAAAATATTCTCAACATTTTTGATTCTTGGTGGGTTGGCTGTTCTGATGTATCCCAGATATGAAGATTGGCAGCAGATGCGTCAACAAAAAGAGCTTTTGTTGTTATGGCAAGAGCAATTGAGTGTTATAGACCAGAGTCCAACGGAAGATGGGCTAGAACAAGAAGAACTAGAGGAATTAGGGAGTACACAAGAGACGCTTGACCAACAAAGTGAGCAAGCGCTTCGAGAAGAGATTAACGCCCTGAATCAAGAAGAAAAAAGAGAAGCTCAAAGGCAATTAGAAAAGCAACAAGAAGAAGAAGCTCAAAGGCAACAAAAGCGTCAAGAATATATTAAAAATAATATGATGGGAGCGCTTGAAATCGATTCCATTGACTTATATTTACCAATTTTAAGAGGCGCAACAGAAAAAAACCTAAATATCTCCTTGGCAAGCTTAGAGAGTGATATAGAAAATCAGGATGTACAAGAACACTACATTATAGCTGGACATCGAAGCCATACGTTTGGAAAAAATTTTAATCGTTTAGACGAGCTGAAAAAAGATGATCTTATTTCTTTGCAAGTAAAAGATGGGAGCTATACCTATCAAGTGGAGGAAAAGCTATATGTTGAACCTCAAGATATGTATGTACTTGACACTTTTTATGAAAGTGATGGAGAGATAACCTTAATCACATGTGAACCGATGATTAATCCAACACATCGATTGATCATTAAAGGGAAACGGATCGAATAG
- a CDS encoding transglutaminase-like domain-containing protein, producing MFKEKKYFIIYITLMFVLFMLPVDASTEYFDFTKLSQGVVSVNATVDGTMAVRITKENKNTDYIVKGLTQLPLQHGNGEYTLYALKKINGNQYKVVQTKKVTLRLEDPTVLYLQSVQKVEWSKDDVAIKKAEELTKEATTDQEKIRIIYDYIYDNVAYDYNKENQLTPSYLPNIDTTIATGQGICYDYASLYASMLRSQGIPTKLIMGRKDDIDQYHAWNQVYIKETQQWITVDITYDVTTGKKELEKNALSYIVENTY from the coding sequence ATGTTTAAAGAAAAGAAATACTTCATTATATATATTACATTAATGTTTGTACTATTTATGTTACCAGTTGATGCTTCAACAGAATACTTTGATTTTACAAAACTTAGCCAAGGTGTAGTAAGTGTTAATGCGACCGTTGACGGTACAATGGCAGTACGTATAACAAAAGAGAATAAAAATACCGACTACATAGTAAAAGGCTTAACACAATTACCGCTTCAACATGGTAATGGAGAGTATACGTTATATGCACTAAAAAAGATTAATGGGAATCAATACAAAGTGGTTCAAACAAAAAAAGTTACATTACGACTTGAAGATCCGACAGTCTTATATTTACAATCAGTCCAAAAAGTCGAGTGGTCTAAGGACGATGTAGCTATTAAAAAAGCCGAAGAACTTACAAAAGAGGCGACAACTGATCAAGAAAAAATACGCATAATTTATGATTATATTTATGATAATGTTGCTTATGACTATAATAAAGAAAATCAACTTACACCAAGCTACTTGCCAAACATTGATACGACAATAGCTACAGGACAAGGGATTTGTTATGACTATGCTTCTTTATATGCATCAATGCTAAGAAGTCAAGGAATTCCAACAAAACTTATCATGGGACGTAAAGATGATATTGATCAATACCATGCATGGAATCAAGTGTACATCAAAGAAACTCAGCAGTGGATAACTGTTGATATCACCTATGACGTCACAACAGGTAAAAAAGAATTGGAAAAAAATGCTTTGTCATATATAGTCGAGAATACATATTAG
- a CDS encoding helix-turn-helix transcriptional regulator: MIGKIIQQRRQEMGMTRQNLAQDICSEKYVYMIENDQRTPSVDIVNKFNQKLMINLFEYYELLGFDDPTSVKFFSEQFVFQRRRGDIQSLFKMTSEAKECNDYTKEPLCHEIIAIDLETQYYENNGYDQIIHNIQESYFGEQKLNIMDITLSRLYKLTSMCYLKLGKIKQAQEYYNEGYALIKDLRTFKKYQEPFHSYMIYQLELLYFEKKHREIIEQTEKIVGYQETINSYDRIYYPYYYAAFAYFEMQNYEKSRMLFVKASYAIILHNSLFDYQQIKECEHFNKIIDALEIPLTLKAELRAFDSRIKL, encoded by the coding sequence ATGATTGGAAAAATTATCCAACAAAGAAGACAAGAAATGGGGATGACAAGGCAAAATCTAGCACAAGATATTTGCTCGGAGAAGTATGTCTATATGATCGAAAATGATCAAAGAACCCCATCAGTAGATATTGTTAATAAGTTTAACCAGAAGCTAATGATTAATTTATTTGAATATTATGAATTATTAGGCTTTGATGATCCAACGAGTGTTAAGTTTTTTTCGGAACAATTTGTATTTCAACGTCGACGAGGAGATATACAGTCGCTATTTAAAATGACATCAGAAGCAAAAGAGTGCAACGACTATACGAAGGAGCCTCTATGTCATGAGATAATAGCAATTGATTTAGAAACACAATATTATGAAAATAATGGCTACGATCAAATAATCCATAATATTCAAGAATCTTATTTTGGAGAGCAAAAGTTGAATATTATGGATATTACTTTGTCTAGATTATATAAACTAACCTCTATGTGTTATCTTAAGCTTGGAAAAATAAAACAGGCACAAGAATACTATAATGAAGGGTATGCCTTGATAAAAGATTTAAGGACGTTTAAGAAATATCAAGAACCCTTTCACAGCTATATGATCTATCAATTAGAACTTTTGTATTTTGAAAAAAAGCACAGAGAGATTATAGAACAAACGGAAAAGATAGTGGGATATCAAGAGACAATTAACTCGTACGATAGGATATACTATCCGTATTACTATGCTGCCTTCGCATATTTTGAGATGCAAAACTATGAAAAATCGAGAATGCTCTTTGTTAAGGCAAGCTATGCAATCATTTTACACAATAGTCTTTTTGATTATCAGCAAATTAAGGAATGCGAGCATTTTAATAAAATAATAGATGCATTAGAGATTCCATTGACGTTAAAAGCTGAGTTACGCGCTTTTGACAGCCGAATAAAGTTATAA